Proteins found in one Aethina tumida isolate Nest 87 chromosome 1, icAetTumi1.1, whole genome shotgun sequence genomic segment:
- the LOC109608742 gene encoding serine/threonine-protein kinase Tor isoform X2, protein MSTSAMQNFVTNLKSKNEHVRLKSAQELSLYVKSELREAAQDEITNFVEEFNHQIFEMLTSNDVNEKKGGILAIVCFIGADMGDMDTRIARFTNYLRSMLPSNDIGVMELVVKATGLLTEVSGTKASEYVEFEVNRAYEWLRGDRNEGKRHAAVLMLKELAITTPTCFYQQVSQFFELIFYAVQDPKPAIREGAIDALRAALVVVAQREIAKEKQKTSWYKQCYDESGKLLTVERGERIRDERIHGSLLILNELLRFSNAHWEKRYTQLLDSTDPTNSMEFEQFTFDRPLFMYDMPKKTVTHVLPNLQPEKLIILESFICRQLVLDKFEFICLDVLAQRFATKASFVQQTLLAILPRLAAFDKTMFVTEHLPSTMTYLFNILQGREKNKLQAFVTIGLIAIAVEEQISPYVDKIMEQIKITLPRVESTLKKRTPIDSCVFKCITFLARALKSHDKMEIPQLLDQMLATGLTQSLTVCLRELAKRAPEHKEKISLGLLKMLSVILLGKNLTHPGMPRHLAINVSSLGGSVENSTQIIVLALHTLGTFDFEGQRLLPFVDRCAKHFLIHDQTEIRLEAVKTTCRLLRHAIRSTTKNPSENISKTVGFVLYRLLEVGLTDTEAAVRYGVLVSLDSTFDHHLAQAESLAALFVALQDEKFEIREVALFMIGRLSSMNPAYVMPYLRKTLIQLLTEMEYSGTGRNKEQGAKMLDRLVVSAPRLIRPYMEPILKVLVPKLKEPEPNPGVVLSVLTTIGDLAEVTGGDSELQDWMPQLMDKLLDILNDASVPEKRGAALCTLAKLVGATGHVIKPYNNYPSLLDVLINFLKTEQQPYIRRETIRVLGLLGALDPYKHKMNRGEIDYQPEAPILIPMTDKNVGDDEGLNSSEMLVTMSSSTLEEYFLAMAISTLMKIIKDPALSQHHTMVVQAVTFTFKSLGIKCVPYIAQVLPSLLNVVRTADMTFREFLFQQLTQLISIVKQHIRNYLDDICDLVKEFWTPNSTIQATIIMLLENIASALGAEFRVYLPRLIPQILRVLHHDTSKDRRHTIRLLESLHKFGNNLDDYMHLILPPIVKLFDAHDCPTAVSKQALETIDQLAQILDFSNFVSRIVHPLVRTIDNCPELRPTALETLCSLVMQLGRKFKTFVPMVNKVLQKHKIQYKDWDLLVSKIQKDTTMAEDWDLSRPRGKPKSRAEAEVVPDSTTIQRLKVSELNLQQAWTQDRRVSKDDWLEWLRRLSTELLKQSPIPALRSCYPLASTYSQLPRDLFNAAFVSCWTELSENTRKELMQCLQKALTVDVPEITQTILNLAEFMEHCDKGPLPLELELLGEQAMRCRAYAKALYYKEEEFQRATTEEQSAQIVEALISINNKLQQKEAAEGLLQHVMQKGGSQVQIRWYEKQHNWDKALRLYQEKDSGEFDEEACLGQMRCLEALGEWDSLHSLVEEKYTLLSEDNVLKASRMAAISAFGLHNWESMEQYLSVIPEDTMDGSFYRAILNIHKEEYKKSQEYIDMARDLLDTELTAMAGESYQRAYGAMVQVQMLSELEEVMHYKLVPERRQTLKEMWWQRLQSGQRLAEDWQRIIQIHSLVLQPHEDIHTWLKYASLCRKSGSVMLSHKTLVMLMGYDPQTDPNKPLPITQPHVTFAYTKHLWATDKRPQAFNKLSLFLKQFDREDTDDHLESEDKRKLLARCYLKLGSWQESLEGISRTSIVPVLRSYQQATEFDPQWYKAWHAWAYMNFQTIKKYKDKVTADTQLETLVRQDFQDDETMDHTKLIVSAVQGFFRSINLSKGSSLQDTLRLLTLWFDFGQMPQVSDALVEGIRLVEKNTWLQVIPQLIARIDSNTIHLIHRLLVDIGKTFPQALVYPLTVAAKSNSTWRKCAANKILTSMSEHSPTLVNQAKVASEELIRVAILWHEIWHEGLEEASRLYFGERDVDGMLRILEPLHRMMERGPQTLKETSFNQAYGRDLQDAHDWCQRFRISGNTRDLNQAWDLYYHVFRRISRQLPQITSLELQYVSPELQRYKDMELAVPGSYAPGQPLVRISEFNRSLEVITSKQRPRKLIIRGSNGKDYMFLLKGHEDLRQDERVMQLFGLVNTLLLKDPETFRRNLTIQRYAVIPLSTNSGLIGWVPHCDTLHTLIRDYREKKKILLNIEHRIMLRMAPDYDHLTVMQKVEVFEHALENTHGNDLARLLWLKSPSSEVWFDRRTNYTRSLAVMSMVGYILGLGDRHPSNLMLDRLSGKILHIDFGDCFEVAMTREKFPEKIPFRLTRMLTKAMEVTGIEGTYRSTCESVMSVLHRNKDSLMAVLEAFVYDPLLNWRLMDTTTRNNPGDDATFSTATSHDQNSIESLTMTIGKRTVLLSDVDDDSQPEAVNKKAVTIINRVRDKLTGHDFSHEEESLTIQKQVDLLIQQATSNENLCQCYIGWCPFW, encoded by the exons ATGTCGACGTCAGCGATGCAAAATTTCGTGACCAATCTAAAATCGAAGAACGAGCACGTTCGCCTCAAGAGTGCCCAAGAATTATCGCTGTACGTGAAGAGTGAACTGCGAGAGGCCGCACAAGATGAAATCACTAATTTTGTCGAGGAATTCAATCATCAGATCTTCGAAATGCTTACCAGCAACGATGTCAACGAGAAAAAAGGGGGCATCTTGGCCATTG TGTGTTTTATTGGGGCCGATATGGGCGACATGGATACAAGAATCGCtagatttactaattatttgagGAGTATGTTGCCTTCGAATGATATTGGTGTTATGGAACTGGTTGTGAAAGCAACTGGCTTACTCACTGAAGTGTCTGGCACAAAGGCTTCTGAGTATGTAGAGTTTGAAGTAAATAGAGCTTATGAATGGCTTAGAGGAGACAGAAATGAG GGAAAGAGACATGCAGCAGTCCTCATGTTAAAAGAACTGGCCATCACAACACCCACGTGTTTTTACCAGCAAGTCTCCCAGTTCTTCGAGCTGATATTTTACGCAGTGCAAGATCCAAAACCGGCGATCAGAGAAGGCGCAATCGACGCACTCCGTGCCGCATTGGTCGTCGTAGCCCAGAGAGAAATAGCGAAAGAAAAACAGAAAACGTCGTGGTACAAACAATGCTACGACGAATCCGGTAAATTGTTGACCGTTGAACGTGGCGAACGGATCAGGGACGAACGCATTCACGGTTCGCTGTTGATTTTGAACGAGCTTCTTCGTTTTTCGAACGCCCATTGGGAGAAGAGGTACACGCAACTCTTGGACAGCACAGATCCGACCAACTCGATGGAATTCGAACAGTTCACATTCGACCGGCCGTTGTTCATGTATGACATGCCGAAAAAAACGGTCACGCATGTCCTGCCCAATTTACAACCCGAGAAACTGATTATACTGGAGTCATTCATTTGTAGGCAACTGGTATTAGATAAATTCGAGTTTATATGTTTGGACGTATTAGCGCAACGTTTTGCTACGAA GGCTAGTTTTGTTCAACAAACTTTGCTGGCAATTTTGCCGAGGTTGGCTGCGTTCGATAAAACAATGTTTGTGACTGAACACTTACCATCCACTATGACTTatctttttaacattttacaagGCCGAGAAAAAAATAAGCTGCAAGCGTTTGTCACAATTG GTCTTATTGCGATCGCTGTCGAGGAACAAATAAGTCCATACGtagataaaataatggaacaaatcaaaataacaCTTCCCAGAGTCGAGTCTACGTTAAAAAAGCGCACTCCCATTGATTCGTGCGTCTTCAAGTGCATCACATTCCTGGCGCGTGCCCTAAAGAGCCACGACAAAATGGAAATACCACAACTGCTGGATCAAATGTTGGCTACCGGGTTGACACAGTCTCTGACTGTCTGTCTGAGAGAGTTGGCCAAAAGGGCTCCTGAGCACaaggaaaaaataagtttag GCCTCCTGAAGATGCTCTCGGTGATCCTTCTCGGCAAGAACCTGACGCATCCGGGTATGCCACGCCATCTCGCCATAAACGTCTCTTCGCTGGGTGGCAGCGTCGAGAACTCCACCCAGATAATAGTTTTGGCGTTGCACACGTTGGGCACGTTCGATTTCGAGGGCCAGCGTTTGTTACCGTTCGTCGATCGTTGCGCCAAACATTTCCTCATTCACGATCAGACGGAAATTCGTTTGGAGGCGGTTAAAACGACGTGTCGATTGTTGAGGCATGCTATACGTAGCACAACCAAGAACCCATCAGAGAATATTTCGAAGACGGTCGGTTTTGTATTATACCGGCTGTTGGAAGTCGGACTCACAGACACGGAGGCCGCTGTACGGTATGGGGTTCTTGTGTCTTTGGACTCCACGTTCGACCACCATTTGG CTCAGGCGGAGTCTTTGGCGGCCCTCTTCGTTGCGCTTCAGGACGAGAAATTTGAAATACGTGAAGTGGCATTGTTTATGATTGGTCGGTTGAGTTCCATGAATCCAGCCTACGTAATGCCGTATTTGAGGAAAACGCTGATTCAACTACTGACCGAAATGGAATATTCTGGCACCGGCCGCAACAAGGAGCAAGGTGCCAAAATGTTGGATCGACTCGTGGTTAGTGCTCCGAGACTTATCAGACCATACATGGAACCCATTCTTAAG GTTCTTGTTCCTAAACTGAAAGAACCGGAGCCCAACCCTGGCGTCGTCCTCTCGGTTCTGACGACTATCGGTGATTTGGCTGAAGTTACTGGCGGTGACTCCGAGTTGCAGGATTGGATGCCACAACTGATGGACAAGCTACTAGATATACTGAACGATGCGTCAGTGCCAGAGAAGCGTGGTGCCGCCCTCTGTACCTTGGCCAAGTTGGTTGGTGCCACTGGTCACGTTATAAAGCCTTACAACAATTATCCGAGTCTGCTCGATGTacttatcaattttttgaagACAGAGCAACAGCCTTATATTAGAAGAGAAACCATCCGAGTGTTGGGATTGTTAG gtgCTTTGGATCCTTACAAACATAAAATGAACCGCGGCGAGATCGATTATCAACCTGAAGCTCCAATTTTAATCCCGATGACGGATAAGAACGTCGGTGACGATGAAGGTTTGAATTCTAGCGAGATGCTGGTTACCATGAGCTCCAGCACTCTTGAGGAGTATTTCCTCGCTATGGCTATATCGACtttgatgaaaataataaaggacCCTGCTTTGTCGCAGCATCATACAATGGTGGTACAGGCTGTTACctttacatttaaaagtttaggaATAAAATGTGTTCCGTATATAGCTCAGGTGCTTCCCAGTCTGTTGAATGTTGTCAGAACGGCTGACATGACATTCAGGGAGTTCCTGTTCCAACAACTCACCCAACTGATTTCTATTGTAAAACAACATATCCGTAATTACTTAGACGACATTTGTGACTTAGTAAAGGAATTCTGGACGCCGAACAGTACAATCCAAGCAACCATAATCATGTTACTCGAGAACATAGCCAGTGCCTTAGGTGCGGAATTTAGGGTGTACTTGCCCCGCCTGATACCTCAAATCCTGAGAGTTCTACACCACGATACATCCAAGGACAGGAGGCATACCATAAGACTTCTGGAGTCGCTGCACAAGTTCGGAAACAATTTGGATGATTACATGCATCTCATATTGCCTCCAATAGTGAAATTGTTCGATGCTCACGACTGCCCTACCGCCGTTTCGAAACAGGCCCTGGAAACGATCGATCAGCTGGCCCAAATCCTAGACTTCTCAAACTTCGTTTCGCGCATCGTCCATCCCTTGGTCCGGACCATCGACAACTGTCCCGAATTGCGACCAACCGCTCTCGAAACGCTGTGTTCGTTGGTGATGCAATTGGGTAGAAAATTTAAGACCTTCGTTCCCATGGTTAACAAGGTGCTGCAAAAGCACAAGATCCAGTACAAGGATTGGGACCTGCTAGTGTCGAAGATTCAGAAGGATACCACCATGGCCGAGGATTGGGATCTATCAAGACCTCGTGGTAAACCGAAGAGTCGCGCGGAAGCCGAAGTGGTACCCGACAGCACGACGATACAGAGGCTCAAAGTGTCTGAACTTAATCTCCAACAAGCCTGGACGCAAGACAGGAGAGTTTCCAAGGACGATTGGTTAGAATGGTTGAGACGTTTGAGCACCGAACTTCTTAAGCAGTCGCCCATTCCGGCTTTAAGATCGTGTTACCCACTAGCTTCCACTTATTCACAACTGCCGCGTGATCTCTTCAACGCGGCGTTTGTCAGCTGCTGGACGGAACTGAGCGAGAACACTCGAAAAGAACTTATGCAATGTCTGCAGAAGGCCCTGACTGTGGATGTGCCAGAAATTACCCAAACCATACTTAATTTGGCAGAGTTCATGGAGCACTGTGACAAGGGTCCGTTGCCTTTGGAACTTGAGCTTTTGGGTGAACAAGCTATGCGATGCAGGGCTTACGCGAAAGCTCTGTACTACAAAGAAGAAGAGTTCCAGAGGGCAACGACAGAAGAACAAAGCGCCCAAATTGTCGAAGCGTTGATTTCGATCAATAACAAACTACAACAAAAAGAAGCGGCCGAAGGCCTCCTTCAACACGTAATGCAAAAGGGCGGAAGCCAAGTACAGATCAGATGGTACGAAAAGCAACACAACTGGGACAAAGCACTCAGATTGTACCAAGAGAAAGACTCCGGAGAGTTTGATGAAGAAGCATGTCTAGGTCAAATGAG atGTTTGGAGGCACTTGGTGAATGGGATAGTTTGCACTCTCTCGTCGAGGAAAAATATACGTTGCTTTCAGAGGATAATGTGTTGAAGGCTAGTCGAATGGCTGCCATCTCAGCGTTTGGACTACATAACTGGGAATCCATGGAACAATACCTTAGCGTAATTCCCGAAGATACGATGGACGGATCCTTTTATAGAGCTATTTTGAACATACACAAAGAGGAATACAAGAAGAGTCAG gaGTACATTGATATGGCTCGCGACCTCTTGGATACTGAATTGACTGCGATGGCTGGTGAATCTTATCAAAGAGCCTATGGTGCTATGGTTCAGGTGCAAATGTTGTCCGAACTTGAAGAGGTTATGCACTACAAGCTTGTGCCTGAAAGGAGACAAACTCTAAAAGAGATGTGGTGGCAGCGACTACAGAGTGGTCAGCGACTGGCCGAAGACTGGCAACGAATCATACAAATTCACTCTCTTGTACTGCAGCCACACGAGGACATTCACACTTGGTTGAAATATGCGTCGCTGTGCAGAAAAAGCGGATCAGTT ATGCTATCGCATAAAACGCTGGTAATGTTAATGGGTTATGATCCACAAACGGATCCAAACAAACCTCTACCTATAACCCAACCGCATGTAACCTTTGCATATACGAAACATTTATGGGCCACCGACAAAAGGCCACAGGCGTTCAATAAGCTGTCCCTCTTCCTAAAACAGTTTGACCGAGAAGACACTGACGACCATCTAGAAAGTGAAGACAAAAGGAAATTGCTGGCAAG atgTTATTTGAAATTGGGCAGCTGGCAAGAGTCACTGGAAGGAATATCCCGCACCTCGATTGTGCCTGTACTTAGGTCGTACCAACAAGCCACGGAATTCGATCCTCAGTGGTATAAGGCTTGGCACGCTTGGGCTTACATGAACTTCCAAACTATTAAAAAGTACAAAGATAAAGTTACAGCCGATACACAGCTCGAGACTTTGGTTCGGCAGGACTTCCAAGACGACGAAACTATGGATCACACTAAGTTAATAGTGTCTGCTGTACAAGGTTTCTTCAg gtcTATAAACTTGTCAAAGGGGAGTTCTTTGCAAGATACTTTGCGTCTATTGACCTTATGGTTTGATTTTGGTCAAATGCCACAAGTTTCTGACGCTTTGGTGGAAGGTATAAGACTGGTCGAAAAGAACACATGGCTGCAAGTTATTCCACAATTGATAGCCAGAATCGACAGTAACACAATTCATTTAATCCATCGTTTATTAGTAGATATAG GAAAGACTTTTCCTCAAGCGTTGGTGTATCCGCTTACGGTGGCAGCAAAGAGCAATTCCACTTGGAGAAAGTGTGCAGCAAACAAGATTTTGACTTCGATGAGTGAGCATTCTCCGACACTCGTTAATCAAGCGAAGGTCGCCTCAGAAGAACTAATCAGAGTCGCCATATTGTGGCATGAAATCTGGCATGAGGGTCTCGAAGAAGCGTCTAG atTGTATTTCGGTGAAAGGGACGTGGATGGTATGCTTAGAATTTTAGAACCACTGCATAGAATGATGGAGAGAGGACCTCAGACTTTAAAGGAAACGAGTTTCAATCAGGCGTACGGCAGGGATTTACAAGACGCCCACGATTGGTGCCAACGATTCAga ATTTCCGGCAACACTCGTGATTTAAATCAAGCCTGGGATCTATATTACCACGTTTTCAGAAGAATTTCGAGACAGCTACCTCAAATTACTTCTCTGGAGTTGCAATACGTTTCGCCCGAGCTCCAACGATATAAAGATATGGAGCTGGCTGTGCCGGGCAGTTACGCTCCTGGTCAACCTTTGGTGCGAATTTCCGAATTTAACAGGTCCCTCGAAGTCATCACCTCAAAGCAACGTCCAAGAAAACTCATCATTCGTGGCAGTAATGGAAAAGATTACATGTTCTTGTTGAAGGGTCATGAAGATCTCAGACAAGATGAAAGAGTAATGCAACTATTCGGATTGGTCAACACTCTTTTGTTGAAAGATCCAGAAACGTTCAGGCGCAATCTTACAATCCAAAGATACGCCGTGATACCGTTAAGTACAAATTCGGGTTTGATCGGTTGGGTGCCCCACTGTGATACATTGCATACGCTTATTCGTGATTAtagagaaaagaaaaaaatcctGTTGAACATCGAGCACAGAATCATGCTCAGAATGGCGCCTGATTACGATCATCTCACTGTCATGCAAAAGGTGGAAGTGTTTGAGCACGCCTTGGAAAACACGCATGGTAATGATTTGGCAAGGTTGTTGTGGCTGAAAAGTCCGTCCTCCGAGGTGTGGTTTGATCGCAGAACAAATTACACCAGATCCTTGGCAGTCATGAGCATGGTCGGTTATATTTTGGGTCTTGGAGACCGTCATCCGTCGAATTTGATGTTGGATAGGCTTAGTGGGAAAATTCTTCACATAGATTTCGGCGATTGTTTCGAAGTAGCGATGACTAGAGAGAAATTCCCCGAAAAAATTCCGTTCCGGCTTACAAGGATGCTCACGAAAGCCATGGAGGTGACTGGAATCGAAGGAACATACAGAAGTACATGCGAATCTGTGATGTCGGTGTTGCACCGAAACAAAGACAGTCTAATGGCGGTCCTGGAAGCTTTTGTGTATGATCCTTTGTTAAATTGGAGATTAATGGATACTACGACAAGGAATAATCCCGGTGATGATGCGACATTTTCGACGGCCACGTCACATGATCAAAATTCTATTGAAAGTTTGACAATGACCATTGGTAAGAGAACTGTTTTACTTTCCGACGTGGACGATGACTCTCAGCCAGAAGCGGTTAATAAAAAAGCagtgacaattattaatagagTTAGGGACAAGCTGACTGGACACGATTTCAGTCATGAGGAGGAATCGTTAACTATTCAAAAGCAAGTTGATTTATTGATTCAGCAGGCCACTAGTAATGAGAATTTATGTCAATGTTATATTGGCTGGTGTCCATTCTGGTAG